One region of Microbacterium sp. M28 genomic DNA includes:
- a CDS encoding aldo/keto reductase, producing MQYRTLSDGTTSFEVSTLCLGAMNFGTRTDPATSRAILDRFVEAGGTFIDTANNYSVWSGGTGRDSEDLLGAWLRERRGRDSVRIATKVGAAQKDQMKPLSTTPPTNYEGLSAEVIRRQAPESARHLGVSHIDVLYGHVDDRDVDIAETVGAFGALQQEGLIGISGISNVATWRVVEAREEARRQGIAPYGAVQQQHSYLQPAPRFGRNNFVTPGLLDYAASTGTPERPLLAVTVYSPLHQGAIARTDKPLWGGVDHPTSHARRALLHEVAADIGATANQVALAWLLGGDVPVIPVIGASSVAQLDEALGAADLVLDPEIRARLDAEPGEAR from the coding sequence ATGCAGTACCGCACCCTCTCCGATGGAACCACCTCCTTCGAGGTCTCCACCCTGTGCCTCGGCGCGATGAACTTCGGCACGCGCACCGATCCGGCCACGTCGCGCGCGATCCTCGACCGCTTCGTCGAGGCCGGCGGCACGTTCATCGACACCGCGAACAACTACAGCGTCTGGTCCGGGGGCACCGGTCGCGACAGCGAGGATCTCCTCGGCGCGTGGCTGCGCGAACGGCGGGGCCGCGACTCCGTCCGCATCGCGACGAAGGTCGGAGCCGCACAGAAGGACCAGATGAAGCCGCTGTCGACCACGCCGCCGACGAACTACGAGGGGCTGTCCGCGGAGGTCATCCGCCGACAGGCTCCGGAGAGCGCCCGGCACCTCGGCGTCTCGCACATCGACGTCCTGTACGGACACGTCGACGACCGCGACGTCGACATCGCCGAGACGGTCGGCGCGTTCGGCGCGTTGCAGCAGGAGGGTCTGATCGGCATCTCCGGCATCTCGAACGTCGCCACGTGGCGCGTCGTCGAGGCGAGAGAGGAGGCGCGTCGTCAAGGAATCGCGCCGTACGGCGCGGTCCAGCAGCAGCACAGCTACCTGCAGCCGGCACCGCGATTCGGACGCAACAACTTCGTCACCCCTGGTCTGCTCGACTACGCGGCCTCGACGGGGACGCCCGAGCGGCCGCTGCTCGCCGTCACGGTGTATTCGCCGTTGCATCAGGGCGCGATCGCCCGCACGGACAAGCCGTTGTGGGGCGGTGTGGACCACCCCACGAGTCACGCCCGTCGAGCGCTGCTGCACGAAGTCGCCGCCGACATCGGGGCGACGGCGAACCAGGTCGCACTCGCCTGGCTGCTGGGAGGGGACGTCCCGGTGATCCCGGTGATCGGGGCGTCGAGCGTCGCTCAGCTGGATGAGGCGCTGGGGGCGGCGGATCTCGTACTCGACCCCGAGATCCGCGCACGATTGGATGCCGAGCCCGGTGAAGCGCGATGA
- the aceB gene encoding malate synthase A, which translates to MTIPTAPPTAPTETLLGPAIQITGPMRDRYDEILTPDATAFLTELHHRFAHRRHDRLADRMRRRFEIGNGHDPRFRDDTAHIREDAEWQVAGAGPGLEDRRVEITGPTDPKMTINALNSGARVWLADQEDATSPTWANVIGGQLSLRDAIRGELSYTSPEGKEYRVTAEHTPTIVMRPRGWHLTEKHLTFIDRSGRSMAASGSLVDFGLYFLHNAQALIDAGRGPYFYIAKLESSEEAKLWDDIFTFSEEYAGLAHGTIRATVLIETLPAAFEMDEILFELRDHCAGLNAGRWDYIFSIIKNYRGRGARFVLPDRSEVTMTVPFMRAYTDLLVQTCHKRGAFAIGGMSAFIPNRRDPEVTARAIEKVSADKRREAGDGFDGTWVAHPDLIPTAQAEFDAVLGARPNQVDRQRPDVHVRPEDLLDLHIGRPITAQGVHDNVSVAIRYIEAWLRGLGAVAIDNLMEDAATAEISRSQVWQWIHQDRATEDGTPITVEYVETIISEVLAETDRRDGDRFADAADVFREVALGTEFPAFLTLGAYSRYLVETD; encoded by the coding sequence ATGACCATTCCCACTGCTCCCCCGACCGCACCGACCGAGACCCTGCTGGGGCCGGCGATCCAGATCACGGGCCCGATGCGCGACCGTTACGACGAGATCCTCACGCCGGATGCCACAGCTTTCCTCACCGAGCTGCACCACCGCTTCGCCCACCGCCGTCACGACCGGCTCGCCGATCGGATGCGGCGCCGCTTCGAGATCGGCAACGGCCACGACCCTCGGTTCCGCGACGACACCGCCCACATCCGGGAGGATGCCGAGTGGCAGGTCGCCGGTGCCGGACCGGGGCTCGAGGACCGCCGGGTCGAGATCACGGGTCCGACCGATCCGAAGATGACGATCAACGCTCTCAACTCCGGCGCGCGGGTCTGGCTCGCCGACCAGGAGGACGCCACGAGCCCCACCTGGGCGAACGTCATCGGCGGGCAGTTGTCGCTGCGCGACGCGATCCGCGGCGAACTCTCGTACACGAGCCCGGAGGGCAAGGAGTACCGCGTCACCGCTGAGCACACGCCGACGATCGTCATGCGTCCGCGGGGCTGGCACCTCACCGAGAAGCATCTGACGTTCATCGACCGCTCGGGTCGCTCGATGGCGGCATCCGGCTCGCTGGTCGATTTCGGCCTCTACTTCCTGCACAACGCGCAGGCGCTGATCGATGCGGGGCGCGGGCCGTACTTCTACATCGCCAAGCTGGAATCCAGCGAGGAGGCGAAGCTCTGGGACGACATCTTCACCTTCAGCGAGGAGTACGCGGGACTCGCGCACGGCACGATCAGGGCCACGGTGCTGATCGAGACGCTGCCGGCGGCATTCGAGATGGACGAGATCCTGTTCGAGCTGCGCGACCACTGCGCAGGCCTCAACGCCGGGCGCTGGGACTACATCTTCTCGATCATCAAGAACTACCGCGGGCGCGGGGCCCGGTTCGTCCTCCCCGACCGCAGCGAGGTCACCATGACCGTGCCGTTCATGCGGGCGTACACCGATCTGCTCGTGCAGACATGCCACAAGCGCGGCGCCTTCGCGATCGGCGGCATGAGCGCGTTCATTCCCAACCGCCGCGACCCCGAGGTCACCGCGCGGGCGATCGAGAAGGTGTCCGCCGACAAGCGGCGCGAGGCCGGCGACGGATTCGACGGGACCTGGGTGGCGCACCCGGACCTGATCCCGACGGCGCAGGCCGAGTTCGACGCCGTGCTCGGCGCCCGCCCGAACCAGGTCGACCGGCAGCGTCCGGACGTCCACGTGCGGCCGGAGGATCTGCTCGACCTGCACATCGGGCGACCGATCACCGCGCAGGGGGTGCACGACAACGTCTCCGTGGCGATCCGCTACATCGAGGCGTGGTTGCGCGGGCTCGGCGCCGTCGCGATCGACAACCTGATGGAGGATGCCGCGACGGCCGAGATCTCCCGTTCGCAGGTGTGGCAGTGGATCCACCAGGACCGCGCCACGGAGGACGGAACGCCCATCACGGTGGAGTACGTCGAGACGATCATCTCCGAGGTGCTGGCCGAGACCGACCGCCGCGACGGCGACCGCTTCGCCGACGCGGCCGACGTGTTCCGCGAGGTCGCACTCGGCACGGAATTCCCCGCATTCCTGACGCTCGGCGCGTACAGCAGGTACCTCGTCGAGACCGACTGA